The following are from one region of the Hemiscyllium ocellatum isolate sHemOce1 chromosome 26, sHemOce1.pat.X.cur, whole genome shotgun sequence genome:
- the LOC132828376 gene encoding RNA-binding protein 33-like, producing the protein MDSGTAKVKQRPTVKLAIPFQERPKLAVPTPILPDQALLSKIPRTSLIAGSDVKVSNNKPNVGNYGQNISMLEDDCIPPPPPMAPPPPPPMAPPPPPTQSIYQNPQMTYLPYEVTIPPPPQIAPPPPPPPLPLNMTLQQKFTPNYQPPETTFSPPPLPPNMIPPLPPAMAPHKSFPKTDLFSKASSPSSTTRPPAPPPFLPPDDYSLNSPLQNNVSKYNHIKQPKKSPPAPPQRDLIQHNHFHVKPERETLSSFKFFPNASQKLVSDSQSLYMAESPEVISQPQVASTFNPKATAKLFGSSEPVNRSENRLNSDWQNKSKSMIVMKDADQYTMDHTGEINHPASMHMNTNESTEHPSMNKVQIEHVPPKPQKPVRKNNLLLQQSKSTQYKGILSGSSMDRCTEDEKEKNWSNSIDLRQSSLNQPHDSNNNQNLVHSTISNIDSEIKNGNHRAGDKSKSTVIRDFENQSSSENVALDFQSLKPVEKPTTLTAEIPDFPPEQTLPSPEQNIDPRSPLALLMAAKQRDSSKNKRAHKASSETANLSLGGTRFIQSTNSNTIHITPIANYKDRSLISHAEEDSSAWNKHGDDLINPLNSTRESLDWSKPSSRSASRETAVPEDSQNDDDMSLLLIPPPPCFSDEENEEPSFELLPPPLEFSNHNESYSSQPERTVHVESEIDNHPSANSDQKGLCLQDPDHFTFNHHKNLNNKNTHSISKLPVNTSSLPVKTNIVRQKPAIAEKPTFINSTVVNGGPGKYQNSKQVSDPHSYSPLMPKSYEKNIPKMEDPQTEMVPSTNKLVMKNKVIDELQSKVQALSTDNSDITAKSSQNAQHPQSYGRTFTIRPGTKQPITVVYPPTTK; encoded by the exons GCAGTGATGTAAAAGTGAGCAACAACAAACCTAATGTTGGAAACTATGGGCAGAATATCAGCATGCTGGAAGATGACTGcattccaccacctcctccaatggctcctccaccacctcctccaatggcacctccaccacctccaactcAAAGTATTTATCAAAATCCACAAATGACCTATTTGCCTTATGAAGTGACTATCCCACCACCTCCTCAGATagctcctcctccaccaccaccaccactaccttTAAACATGACATTACAACAAAAATTTACTCCAAACTACCAACCTCCTGAAACAACCTTTTCTCCACCTCCTCTACCTCCAAATATGATTCCTCCACTGCCTCCAGCAATGGCACCTCACAAATCTTTCCCAAAGACTGATTTGTTCTCAAAAGCATCTTCCCCATCCAGTACAACAAGACCTCCTGCACCTCCCCCCTTTCTTCCACCTGATGATTATTCTCTCAACTCACCTCTGCAAAATAATGTTTCAAAATACAATCATATTAAACAGCCTAAAAAGTcaccaccagctcctccacaaaGAGATTTGATACAACACAATCATTTTCATGTCAAGCCTGAAAGGGAGACACTGTCTTCTTTCAAATTCTTCCCGAATGCTTCACAAAAGTTAGTTTCCGATAGTCAGTCTTTGTATATGGCAGAATCTCCTGAAGTGATTTCACAACCTCAAGTTGCATCAACTTTCAATCCGAAAGCAACAGCAAAGCTTTTTGGATCTTCAGAACCCGTTAACAGATCAGAAAACAGGTTAAATTCTGACTGGCAAAATAAAAGCAAGTCCATGATAGTTATGAAAGATGCTGACCAGTATACAATGGACCACACAGGGGAGATTAATCACCCTGCTTCCATGCACATGAACACAAATGAAAGCACTGAGCATCCAAGTATGAATAAGGTACAAATAGAACATGTTCCTCCTAAACCACAGAAGCCAGTTCGTAAGAACAATCTATTGCTACAACAATCTAAATCAACCCAATACAAAGGAATACTTTCAGGTTCCTCTATGGACCGTTGCACAGAGGATGAGAAAGAAAAGAACTGGAGCAACAGCATAGATCTTCGGCAGAGCAGTTTAAATCAACCTCATGATTCTAACAACAATCAAAACTTGGTCCATTCAACCATTTCGAACATtgattctgaaataaaaaatggGAACCACAGAGCAGGAGACAAGTCAAAATCCACTGTGATCAGAGATTTTGAAAACCAGAGTTCCTCAGAAAATGTTGCGTTAGATTTTCAATCCTTGAAACCAGTTGAGAAACCAACCACATTAACAGCAGAGATTCCAGATTTTCCTCCAGAACAAACTCTGCCTAGCCCAGAGCAGAATATAGATCCACGTTCACCACTGGCACTTCTCATGGCTGCAAAACAGCGAGATTCTAGTAAAAACAAAAGAGCTCACAAAGCATCTTCAGAAACAGCTAACTTATCCTTGGGAGGCACTCGGTTTATTCAGTCAACAAATTCAAATACAATCCATATCACACCAATAGCTAATTACAAGGATCGTTCTTTGATATCACATGCTGAAGAAGATAGTTCAGCATGGAACAAGCATGGAGACgatctcatcaatcctctgaacAGCACCAGAGAGAGTCTAGATTGGTCAAAACCTTCATCCCGCTCTGCATCACGAGAAACTGCAGTACCAGAAGACTCTCAAAATGATGATGACATGTCTTTACTTCTGATCCCACCTCCACCATGCTTTAGTGATGAAGAGAATGAAGAACCCTCATTTGAACTTCTGCCACCTCCCCTTGAATTTTCTAACCATAATGAAAGTTATTCTTCTCAACCAGAAAGAACAGTGCATGTTGAATCTGAGATTGACAATCATCCCTCTGCCAATTCTGACCAGAAAGGGCTTTGTCTGCAGGATCCTGACCATTTTACATTTAATCACCATAAAAATCTTAACAATAAAAATACTCATTCCATTAGCAAATTGCCAGTAAACACTTCGTCGCTTCCTGTCAAAACAAACATTGTTCGGCAAAAGCCAGCAATTGCAGAAAAGCCCACGTTTATCAATAGCACTGTTGTGAATGGGGGTCCTGGAAAATATCAAAATTCAAAGCAAGTTTCAGATCCGCACAGTTATTCCCCTCTAATGCCTAAATCATATGAAAAAAACATACCCAAGATGGAAGATCCTCAGACAGAGATGGTACCATCAACAAACAAACTGGTAATGAAGAATAAAGTAATTGATGAACTGCAGTCAAAAGTGCAAGCCTTGAGCACAGACAATTCTGATATTACAGCCAAAAG CTCTCAGAATGCACAACATCCACAATCTTATGGGCGGACCTTCACTATCCGGCCTGGTACAAAGCAACCAATAACTGTGGTATACCCTCCAACAACTAAATGA